In Brassica rapa cultivar Chiifu-401-42 chromosome A06, CAAS_Brap_v3.01, whole genome shotgun sequence, a single window of DNA contains:
- the LOC103874640 gene encoding 2-(3-amino-3-carboxypropyl)histidine synthase subunit 1 — translation MELSDPTNAKSNKAKQPPKRFIKNQIPESILNDASLNAAISLLPSIYQFEVHKCVWRISSTNAKRIAIQLPEGLLMYALTLSDIFTSFAGASHCFVLGDVTYGACCVDDFSASALGADLLIHYGHSCLVPIDSTKIPCLYVFVEIQIDVKCLLNTIHLNLASDIKSIILAGTIQFTSAIRAVKPDLEKQGFSVLIPQSKPLSAGEVLGCTAPKVSRFDDHKDAVLVFVADGRFHLEAFMIANPKIKAFRYDPYLGKLFLEEYDHKGMRETRRRAITRAKDAKTWGIVLGTLGRQGNPKILERLEKKMEEKGIDSTVVLMSELSPTRVALFEDSVDAWVQIACPRLSIDWGEAFLKPLLTTFEAEIALGFIPGWWENGSLSRVGSSSSGCCKEDKETSCACRDDKKDDDGVLDGDYPMDYYAQEGGEWNSSYLKKSSRPIRRNPLPSSSVV, via the coding sequence ATGGAGCTTTCCGACCCAACGAACGCCAAAAGCAACAAAGCGAAGCAGCCTCCAAAGCGCTTCATAAAGAACCAAATCCCAGAGTCGATCCTCAACGACGCATCCCTCAACGCGGCGATCTCCCTTCTCCCTTCCATCTACCAGTTCGAGGTCCACAAATGCGTCTGGCGCATCAGTTCCACAAACGCCAAACGCATCGCTATCCAGCTCCCGGAGGGTCTTCTCATGTACGCTCTCACTCTCTCCGACATCTTCACTTCCTTCGCTGGAGCCTCCCACTGCTTCGTCCTCGGCGACGTCACTTACGGAGCTTGCTGTGTCGATGACTTCTCCGCCTCTGCTCTTGGTGCCGACTTGCTTATTCACTACGGTCATAGTTGCCTTGTCCCTATTGACTCTACCAAGATCCCTTGTCTTTATGTCTTTGTTGAGATTCAGATTGATGTCAAGTGCTTGCTCAACACCATCCATCTTAATCTCGCTTCTGATATTAAGAGCATCATTCTCGCCGGGACCATTCAATTTACTTCGGCTATTAGAGCTGTGAAACCGGATTTGGAGAAGCAAGGTTTCAGTGTTTTGATCCCTCAGTCAAAGCCTCTGTCGGCTGGGGAAGTCCTTGGATGCACAGCGCCTAAGGTTTCGAGGTTTGATGATCATAAAGACGCTGTCTTGGTGTTTGTAGCTGACGGGAGGTTTCATCTGGAAGCGTTTATGATAGCTAATCCCAAGATAAAGGCGTTTAGGTACGATCCGTATCTTGGGAAGCTGTTTTTGGAGGAGTATGATCACAAGGGGATGAGGGAGACCAGGAGGAGAGCGATTACGCGGGCCAAGGATGCGAAGACTTGGGGGATCGTGTTGGGGACGTTGGGAAGGCAAGGGAACCCCAAGATTCTCGAGAGGttggagaagaagatggagGAGAAAGGGATTGATAGCACCGTTGTTTTGATGTCTGAGCTTAGTCCCACGAGAGTGGCCTTGTTTGAAGACTCTGTGGATGCTTGGGTGCAGATAGCGTGTCCGAGGCTTTCTATTGATTGGGGTGAGGCATTTCTTAAGCCGCTTCTTACGACTTTCGAGGCTGAGATTGCTTTAGGGTTTATCCCCGGTTGGTGGGAGAATGGTTCTCTGAGCAGAGTTGGGTCTTCTTCCTCTGGCTGCTGCAAAGAGGATAAAGAAACAAGCTGTGCGTGTAGAGATGATAAGAAGGATGATGATGGGGTGCTCGATGGAGACTATCCGATGGATTACTATGCACAAGAAGGTGGTGAATGGAACTCCTCATATCTCAAGAAGTCTTCACGTCCCATTCGAAGAAACCCTTTACCTTCTTCTTCTGTAGTTTAG